In the genome of Zootoca vivipara chromosome 6, rZooViv1.1, whole genome shotgun sequence, the window TATAAAATAAGGTTGTGTTTTTCCATTGCTGCAACCTGCCTTAGAACCTTATGGAGACAGGTGGGTAAAAAATGTTAATAatatgaatgatgatgatgataatgataattagcAAGCGTTTACCATCTTTTCTGGCCAAAAACTGCCCAGCATTAGTGAGagtcagggaagggaagatcttcCAGGGAGGCAGGCTGGGAGAAGGgatgctcccaggtgagagctgggagggtccaccacctTTTGTGTGGAACAAGGGTTAAGATGCACCTCTGATAGAGGTCTTTGTGTCTCCACCCTTCTTTGTCCCATCCTTCCTTTTGTgtgtttgtcttgttttgttttctcctttcttttctgttttcatttagatgagtttggcttttattgtatcCTACGCTGAAaagctttgggttttttgtttttaagaggaaGCTCTCCATTATTTTATCCTTTCCATCACTGGTCACCCAGTTCCTCTTTCTTTTGTTCCTATATTTGCCTTGTGGGGGTTGGCAGGGACAGGGGATGGAATgcctgtgggaattaaatgagggggGAGAACAATGTACGTCACCTCAAGCTCCTTAAaggaaaaaggtgggctataaatgcaattaataataacaGCCATGTAACAGTTGACAGGTTACACCAGAAGTCTCTGAGGTCCTTGGGGGCCTGGCACTTATTCTGTATTTGCAGAGTTGTATGTCTGCTGTGAttctgcagcagcacaaaaaaACAAGCTTCTTGAGACTCTCACCTTTCTGACTCTTgtggctgcaaaaaaaaacctgtgaagCCGGTCAATGTCTGCtaaaatctcagaagccagaggcTGAGTAACACTGAGCAGTCTGGAGTGCCCCATATAACACGAACGAAAGCAAAACAATTTGTGCAAAATAGGTGAAATTATGCAAACAGACCTCAGACTTTTCTGGGTCCAGCATTTGACATTTTTAGGGCAGCCTTGAGGGTTTGTTTCGCGCATCAcccccttttttctccttttaggAACTGAGATCTCTGGCTTCTAAACATCCCGGCCTCGTGATTCTGCAGCTGGGTATGACTtccgttttatttattttcttctattCTATTTCAGTTCTTTAATCTTAGAACTGCAGAAACCAACATGCCCTGTGGCTCCATTTAGGGTGGATAGCTGAACACTCATTTATTAAGTGCCTCCTGTCACTACGTGTTACCGGTAGTTGTGCTCCAGGCAGAATCCTCACATCTCTTTGCTCTGTTCATCTTGAAGGGGAAATACTTATTCAGGGTGGCCACCAGCAGAAGTGGGACAAGGCCATTTCTACTCACTCAGGTACTCAAGGTAGATCAGTCTCCCTCAACCTGGGATCCTCcacttgttttggactacaactcctatctgaactgtacatttaaagcactactttagccatggcttcccccaaggaatcctgggaactgtaatcttTTAAGGGTACAGTATTGGCAGTTGTTAGCCAAGACTCctcttctcacagagctacagttcccagacatCCCTCTTCTTCAAGACTCTGGGAACTATAGCACCATAACAAATTATGGTTCAcaatggtatcatagtgctttaaatgtattgtgcaaaCAGGGCATTTAGTAGGTTTTTCAATAAATGAAAGTAGGATTATTTGCCGGGCCCAGGCATGTATATTGAAGAGGATTATAAAGTTTGTGCCAGTTAACTACAACCACTCCCAGATTAACTGAGTGGCTTCCATTCAAAAGGATGTAGCTGTTCTGGCAGGCCTGCACTACAATGCTCAGGGTGGtggctgtttttttaaagcacGGTATAGTTGGTCTCTGAATCCCCACCACTCATCTTCCTGAGAGTTGTATTAGGTTTGCTTGCAttagctgaatgttgaaagattcagggcacacAACAGAAAGAGCTTTTTCACGCAGTTCATAAACAGGAGGCAAAGATGGCTaccaagaggattagacaaattcatggaggaatcgggtatcagtggctactagtcacgatGCCAAATGCCTGTGCATGCCAATTGCTGGAATCGCAGGTGTGGGGAGTGGTGCTGTGTTTTATAAAAGTGACAGTATTCTCCTCCTGTGAGTTCCAACATTATTGAGAATAAAGATTCTCGAGGCTTAAATGAGCCAAATATTTGCATAGACTGGTGGCACTGATTGTGTAAAAAACGATACTATGCCATATATGAGAAAATTGTAATTGGAGCTCAGCCCTTTAGTTTCTGAGGTAGCTTTTCAAGAAAGGTAATTTGCCAGACCCTTGAATCCAGATTATTAAGATTGAGGTTATTCCAGAATCTGACAATACAAGCCCCAGGCTTCACTGAAGAGATGAGAAACAGgttgttttcttttcaaaaacttttttaaaaaaacttttttaagtGGCGTTCTTTAACCTGGTCAGTATCCGTACTGGATTTGAAATTGCTTTTCCACATGgaattgtttttagttttttatatatatggaaTTTCTTGCATATggaaatggtgttgttgttgttgttggtttttttttaaacatattgTCATTGCTTTTATTGTTCACGTTTTTACTATGAAATCACTTTGAGGTTTGTGGCTGTGGTTCCcagactccccccacccaccctacaAGACTATTTGAAAATCACTGAGGGTGATTGAAAATCACAGACCACTTAACGATTTGTCCCAATCTTAATGTGCTGGGCTGGATGCATGGCTTTTAACTgaattttaattgcttcttttatttcttgtctattgcattgttgtttttattgtgttacaATTTGAATTTCATCTACTGTACAATGAACATTCCTCACAATGAGAAAGACGTTCCTCACAAGATGATAGACGAAATAGTGGAGATGGACTGGTGTAGATAAATGGCAAGGGGGGCACCTGCTTGATATGCACATGTAATAGCAACACAAAGAGCCTGCCTGCTAGATGAAGCcagtgcccatctagtccagcatcctgttctcacagtggccaaccagatgcctgtgggaaaccacaaacaggacccaagcacaagatccctctctcctcctgcgggttccagcaactggtattcagaagcattcctgcctccaattgtggaggcagagcatagccatcatgcctagtagccattgatagctttctctTCCATGTTCTCCTTTGACTTTCCCTCTCTCCGAGGGTCCCCAAATGCCTTTCTCTCCTGCCTTGTTGTTTCCCAGGTTCTATATCCCTGGCTTAACATGACCTGCATTTGATACCATCATGCTGAGCATTACTTGAATCTGACCATAAGCTCATCCAACCcagttgggttgccccagccactctgggcagcttccaacacatatgaaaacataataaaatggcaaacatttaaaatttcccaatacagggctgccttcagacgtcttctaaaagtcatatagttacttatctccttgacatccgatgggagggtgttctgcagggagggtgccactaccgaaaaggccctctgcccgtttccctgtagcttcacttctcatagggagggaactgccagaaggccctcggagctagatctcagtgtccaggctgaatgacagGACAGGAGATGCTCCAGGTATGTGGTTGACGGGCAGAGGCTCTTGCCTTGAGGAGAGAGCTCTTTCTCAGTCTTGATGGGGATAGGGCTGAGGAGGATGAGGGAAAGAACAAATGTGACCAAACCCATGGAGAGCAGCTGTAGCTCTTTGCCATGCAGatagtcccaggttcagttccccgGGCCCAGCTTTTCCAGGTTGTCTTGGGAAAGTCTCCGCTCCAGGGCCAGCATGTCCATTCAGGcgacctaggcagctgcctagggtgccaaaatggagggggcgctggccagcctgcctgccgccCTCGGGCAGTGGGCGgtgctgagcggcttcaggccgctctacAGAGGCACACatgtgcctccggagagtggcctgaagccgctctacaggcTACAGCTGACAAGCGCAGTGAGGTGgtcccaggctcgcgctcctgcgcgaagctccggaggtgcgcgggagcctgggaccacctccttgcacctctcagctgtttttattttattttttattttctattttttctattttctatttttattttttctatattctatttttattttttctaatttccatttttattttctatttctatttatttgttttgttttttattgggggggggcagaacgtGATCTCGCCTAAGGCGCAataaaccctagcaccggccctgctcctCTCTGAAGCCCTGGAAAGGTATAAAGGGGAGGAAGGTGTTTCCATGACAAATCCTGTGCCCTCTTTTCACAGAGTCCACCGATGAGGCTAGCATCAATGCTGCTGCGAAGGAAGCTGAGGTCCACCTGGCCGGAAGTGGACTAAATCTGCTTATCAACAATGCGGGCGTCATGCCCCCGAGCACCCTGGAGTCGGTGACCAAAGAAGATATGCTGAGCGTCTACCGTATCAATGTCGTTGGCCCAATGCTAGTGACAAAGGTAGAGCTTCTCCTCACACTTTGCTAGAGGTGGCACCCATTCCTCCGGGCAAAGAAGGGAGCAGCAAGTGAAAGGAGATGTTAAAAGGCTCCCACAACTTTAACGGAAAGCTTTCCCTGCTTATTTCCTTACATTGAACTCCCTGAGACAGGGGCTTGTCTTCCTAATACCCAGCAAAGCACCTGTCACACTCGTAATGTATTGAccaagaaagagaggggggcaaAATATGCAGGAGGGGGCCAGCCAAGGAGAAGTGGGGCACCAAGGACGGAGGGCCTGTGAAGGGGACAAAGGGACTGCCCACGTCTGTCTTCCTTTGCAGGCATTTCTGCCCATGCTGAAGGCGGCTGCtaagaggagcagcaggaagggGCTGAGCTGCAGCAGGGCTGCCATCATCAACGTCTCCACCATCGGCAGCTCAATCGCAAAGCCCCCTCCCATGGTCATGTTCCCCGTCATTTCTTACCGCTGCAGCAAGGTAACGGGGGCAGCACAGCCTCTCCTGCCAATCTGTGCAAAAGGGGCAGGGTCAGCAACAGGGAGTGTGGCCAGGGACAGCTGCCGCTGACATCACCGTGGCCTCCTGGGAGGGGTGAATAATTTATAGTGCATAATCCAGCACTGACCGCAGCCCTTGTTGCTCAAAGTTAGGAATTGGCTCCCACAAGGTGCGGTGTGATTGCCACCAACCAGGAAGGCTTCAAAAGGGGATTGGACGAATGGGTGGAGGAGGGCGGAGCTACCCGCGGCTGCTAGCCACAATATTGTAAGGTTACCaggttttttttcaatgaatctgcgTACACATTTCAACTTcagtggattttgtatggggactgaattgtaaatccggggactgtccccgggaaacggggatgtctggtaaccttaatgtaTTGCGTCCAGTGATGAAGACAGCATGCCTCTCTTAGCAGCTGACAATCCCAAGGGAGACAACTGTTGCCTTGTGGGCTCCCcgttggagcatctggttggccactgtggcaaagagggtgctggaccagatgggccgcCGGCCCGATCCAGCTGCGTGACTCGCTAGTTTACCCTGTAACCTCCACGGTGCCGCTGCTTCGGTCTTTCTTCAGACGGCGCTGAACATGCTCACGCGGTGCCAGGCGCTGGAGTACAAGGATGACGGGATCCTGTGCGCTGCACTTCACCCAGGATGGGTGAAGACGGAACTGGGAACAGACAAGGTAGTGGCAAAATCGCAATTGGTCATTAGACCAGGATGTGgtaaaagagaggaggaggaggagcaagaagCACAGCTTGCAAACCTCTTGACTAACTATATTTCGGGCCACCGCCTcattccataaactcatccccagggGCCCCTACCCTACCAAAGGCCggaatagtggtttgcatgacccaccAAAGAAGATAGTAACACAATAAAACTCATAGCAGTAATAATTAATTGCACAATTagtcaaaatccaattaaaactatttagtttaatcaATTCCACAAAATGGATGAACTTGATTCAGTCATACCGGCTTTTCAGAGTCTGATAATTCACACCCCCAGTACTCCCCTTGCCTCCCCTAGGTTAGTGGTTTTCATGGGGTGccatggtcaggggtgctgtgggaaaTACTGGCTtctgtctctttccttccctcccccctctgacgccctctcatgtctctgcctccccaaggcttgcatGGCTATTTGTTGCAAAAGCTAGGGgagccttggagtaagcaagcaagcagcaggTGAAGGAGCCCAATgtgccagtccaccagcccttgccgcTGGGAATGAACAAGTGGGAGGGCAGGCAGGTGCTGTTCTGGCCTTTCTCGtccttgctgtgtgcaaggcctgcctgcgAGCTGAGTGCCCGGTGCTGAAGGGGAGCTTTTCCGCCAAGCAGGCCTGGCAACGTCTGCTGCCGCTTCCCAAAGTTAGGTGCTAGCCCCATGTTCACCTCTGGCGAGTCTCGGTTGGGCCACTAAGGCTAAAGGCATCCTCTTCCTAGGCccgtggggcagtgtgaggaggcacctccctttggggcagtggggggggggggagttcagagaccaggggtggcagccgagaggactctcaaggagagcAGGCTGAGAAAACATtccacaaaggagggtgtttgaaaaggttgagaggctgccagctctgcaggcaaggggtggcataactggaCTCCTGAGCCCTACAGGGGTGGTGTGAaaataatgtagttggtcaaTCCCGCCATCCCCCAGAGGGCAatactgcccactttgggaaccactgaactagAGGGGTTGGGCAGCATAGCTTGAACCAATACCCAGAATCTGGCCTTTTTCACTCAAGTTGCCAGGAAGGAGGTGGCTGGGGTCTTTTCCCTGCAGAAGAGTCTCCATTCTTGGGACTTTCTGGCGTTTCCTCCACTTGGCCCTGCTCAGAAGGGAAACTTATCCAGCCCTGTGGAAGGCTGGTTCCTGGCAATCTGAAGTCCTTAGCAGCCGTGGCCCCCACCCAAATCCTCTTGTGAGAACAAGGAAGTGTTTATTAATAAGCTGTTTCCCCAGCTTCAAAGCAGCAAAGAAACTGCAAGCAGAGCGTCCATAAAATAGAAACTTCTGCAGCTCAAGGTGTCTGGAAACACCTGGTGCCCCTACCTTTCCGTTCCCAAGTGGCCCAAGTCTGCTGTCCTCGTGGCAGGTTTTGGTTTGGATTTTCAATGCAAAAACATGTTTGCACAATGCAGGCGGACCTGACGGTGCAAGAGAGTGTGCAGGGGATCATCCGAGTGCTTTCCAGCCTCTGCGAAGAGCAAAATAGCCGACTGGTGGACTGGGAGGGGAGGATTGTGCCCTGGTGAAGCCAGCAGCCAAAGAGGGATCTCTCCCGATGGATGTGTCCGTGTGTCCCAAACCAGGTCAGCTCCAAGTATGTGGTAGCATCTAGCTGCCATGACAGCACTTACAATAAATAAA includes:
- the LOC118086570 gene encoding C-signal; translation: MSGSHFHSVLVTGANRGIGLELVKQLLELREPPKWVFATCRDPHGGRIQELRSLASKHPGLVILQLESTDEASINAAAKEAEVHLAGSGLNLLINNAGVMPPSTLESVTKEDMLSVYRINVVGPMLVTKAFLPMLKAAAKRSSRKGLSCSRAAIINVSTIGSSIAKPPPMVMFPVISYRCSKTALNMLTRCQALEYKDDGILCAALHPGWVKTELGTDKADLTVQESVQGIIRVLSSLCEEQNSRLVDWEGRIVPW